The Edaphobacter sp. 12200R-103 genome contains a region encoding:
- the lpxD gene encoding UDP-3-O-(3-hydroxymyristoyl)glucosamine N-acyltransferase: MKLAELAQRLGATLKGDPSVTITGVASIETAGPGDLTFVANPKYAALARTTRAAAILVDPEFAEITTPTLRITNPYLAFAHAIEFFYQSPVYAPGIHPTAVISPSAKLGTNPHVGAYVVIGDHAVIGDNAVLLPHSVIYSHVHAGDNLFLHSHAVVREHCRLGDNVILQNGVIVGADGFGFARQSDGSWYKILQSGPAILEDNVEIQANSCIDRASIGETRIGRGAKIDNLVQVGHGSAIGEDTLLCAQVGLAGSTTVGKNVILAGQVGVAGHCTIGDGVIATAQSGIPGDVESGKVISGYPAIDNRQWLRVVALMNRLPELLRQIKASSKG; encoded by the coding sequence ATGAAGCTCGCCGAACTTGCCCAGCGCCTTGGAGCCACCCTTAAAGGGGACCCCTCTGTCACCATAACCGGGGTAGCCTCCATCGAGACGGCGGGCCCTGGTGACCTCACCTTTGTTGCCAACCCCAAATATGCCGCTCTGGCTCGCACCACCCGGGCAGCGGCCATACTGGTCGATCCGGAATTCGCCGAGATCACGACTCCGACCTTGCGGATTACCAATCCCTATCTCGCATTTGCTCACGCCATCGAGTTCTTCTACCAGTCGCCCGTCTATGCCCCCGGAATCCATCCGACCGCGGTCATCTCTCCGTCCGCGAAGTTAGGGACGAACCCGCACGTGGGCGCTTATGTGGTGATCGGAGATCACGCCGTGATCGGCGACAATGCTGTCCTGCTTCCCCACTCCGTGATCTATTCCCATGTCCACGCCGGAGACAATCTCTTCCTGCACTCCCACGCGGTCGTCCGGGAACACTGCCGTCTCGGGGACAACGTCATTCTCCAGAACGGGGTCATCGTTGGCGCAGACGGATTCGGATTCGCACGGCAGAGTGACGGCAGCTGGTACAAGATCCTCCAATCAGGTCCCGCCATTCTTGAAGACAACGTCGAGATACAGGCGAATTCCTGCATCGACCGCGCCTCCATCGGAGAGACCCGAATCGGCCGCGGCGCAAAGATCGACAATCTCGTTCAGGTGGGTCACGGCTCGGCCATCGGCGAGGATACACTGCTGTGTGCGCAGGTGGGTCTGGCTGGATCGACCACTGTAGGGAAAAATGTCATCCTCGCCGGCCAGGTGGGCGTCGCAGGGCACTGCACGATCGGGGACGGAGTCATTGCCACAGCCCAGAGCGGCATCCCCGGCGACGTCGAATCAGGCAAGGTCATCAGCGGCTATCCGGCCATCGACAACCGTCAGTGGCTCCGGGTAGTTGCTCTGATGAATCGCCTTCCGGAACTCCTCCGCCAGATCAAAGCCTCATCCAAAGGTTGA
- a CDS encoding aldo/keto reductase, translating into MLRRDFLRRSAKGLGAAWLASNSPASVLGLEPLAKKVTAHDEVVLGKTGIRTSRLAMGTGTVGFGGASNQTRMGSNPFTKLLLDGYHENGLRFFDTADSYGSHPNVREAVKQLPRDKVVIMTKSDTRDAAGLRRNLDRYRRELGVDMIDIVLIHCVTEVDWTTRYRGAMDVLSEAKEKGVIRAHGCSCHTIEALRAAAASPWVEIDLVRLNPIGSHMDADPSTVLKEIQKMRADGKGIVGMKILGQGDLRDRPAEAIRYGLSTGVLDAFTIGAESRKEQDGLTRMIAAA; encoded by the coding sequence ATGCTCAGGAGAGACTTCCTTCGCCGCTCCGCCAAAGGCCTCGGAGCCGCCTGGCTCGCCAGCAACTCCCCTGCTTCCGTGCTGGGTCTTGAGCCGCTCGCCAAAAAAGTAACTGCTCACGACGAGGTCGTCCTCGGCAAGACCGGCATCCGCACCTCACGGCTGGCCATGGGCACTGGGACTGTTGGCTTTGGCGGTGCATCCAACCAGACTCGCATGGGATCCAATCCCTTCACAAAGCTCCTGCTCGACGGGTACCACGAGAATGGCCTGCGCTTCTTCGACACAGCAGACAGCTATGGCAGCCATCCCAATGTCCGTGAAGCCGTCAAGCAGCTTCCGCGCGACAAGGTCGTCATCATGACCAAGTCCGATACCCGCGATGCCGCAGGGCTGCGGCGCAACCTCGACCGCTATCGCCGCGAGCTGGGTGTGGACATGATCGACATCGTCCTCATCCACTGCGTCACCGAAGTCGATTGGACGACACGCTACCGCGGCGCCATGGACGTGCTCTCGGAGGCAAAGGAGAAGGGCGTCATCCGTGCCCATGGCTGTTCCTGCCATACCATCGAAGCGCTCCGTGCTGCAGCCGCCTCCCCCTGGGTCGAGATCGACCTCGTGCGCCTGAACCCCATCGGCTCTCACATGGACGCCGATCCTTCTACGGTCCTCAAGGAGATCCAAAAGATGCGCGCCGATGGCAAAGGCATCGTCGGTATGAAGATCCTCGGCCAGGGCGACCTGCGCGACCGCCCCGCCGAAGCTATCCGTTATGGGCTCTCTACAGGCGTGCTGGATGCCTTCACTATCGGAGCCGAGTCCCGTAAAGAACAGGATGGCCTGACGCGAATGATCGCCGCCGCTTGA
- the tmk gene encoding dTMP kinase, which produces MPRGYFITFEGLDGSGKTTQLRRLAAWLEAEGHRVVTLRQPGGTVLGDRIRSILLDSRSETTLGPIAPLAEMSLMFADRAQSIHEIILPALESGAIVLCDRYTDSSEAYQGAGRQLGSERILTMHRAVCDDLQPDLTLLLLPSIEASLRRARGRNKRRMQQKGPDENRFEREDDDFYRRIYRAYEEIAEREPQRVVPLREDASIEQIEERIHEIVSARIPAPVI; this is translated from the coding sequence ATGCCTCGCGGTTACTTCATCACATTTGAGGGCCTCGACGGCTCCGGCAAGACGACCCAACTCCGTCGCCTCGCAGCCTGGCTTGAAGCTGAAGGGCATCGCGTCGTCACCCTGCGGCAGCCGGGTGGAACCGTTCTTGGCGATCGCATCCGCTCCATTCTGCTCGATTCACGTTCCGAGACCACGCTTGGACCCATTGCTCCGCTGGCCGAGATGTCCCTGATGTTTGCCGACCGCGCCCAGTCAATCCACGAGATCATCCTCCCTGCTCTCGAATCGGGCGCCATCGTCCTCTGCGACCGCTACACCGACTCCTCCGAGGCCTACCAGGGCGCGGGGCGCCAGCTCGGCAGTGAGCGCATCCTCACGATGCACCGCGCCGTCTGCGACGATCTACAGCCCGATCTCACTCTGCTGCTTCTGCCATCGATTGAAGCCTCTCTTCGCCGCGCTCGCGGACGCAATAAGCGCCGTATGCAACAGAAGGGGCCCGATGAGAACCGTTTTGAACGCGAAGATGACGACTTCTATCGCCGCATCTATCGCGCCTACGAAGAGATCGCGGAGCGGGAGCCCCAGCGTGTCGTGCCCCTCCGCGAAGATGCCTCCATCGAGCAAATTGAGGAGAGAATTCACGAGATCGTATCAGCCCGCATCCCAGCGCCTGTCATCTAA
- a CDS encoding hybrid sensor histidine kinase/response regulator — MAEPPENTTLSVSSTSPDIRVLLLDDEPANLHLRTAILRQHGYSCVPASTIEEATEAFNNIDIAVLDYHLGSGRFGTEVASHLRRTRPHVPIIILSATLERHFGGAEDMHLLKGYSSVDDLLSALSSLKAKRLGSPVVVDARDFFYSRISLAIGSDVLVQIFDDHGVWLYCNDAAADYLGQNRDWFPGRCVFDEMPTLMRDWRDVLRTVAQTRETYIDRTRRGLLALPRHGEQNVTWSVLAFPITLHDSRTGVVLTARVLERSSPFA, encoded by the coding sequence ATGGCTGAGCCGCCCGAGAACACAACGCTAAGTGTGTCTTCCACCTCTCCGGATATTCGGGTTCTTCTGCTGGACGATGAACCGGCAAATCTGCATCTGCGGACCGCGATCCTGCGGCAGCATGGGTATAGCTGCGTTCCCGCATCAACCATCGAAGAGGCCACCGAGGCATTTAACAACATCGATATTGCCGTACTCGACTACCATCTTGGCTCGGGGCGCTTCGGAACCGAGGTCGCCAGCCACCTGCGCCGGACCCGCCCTCACGTCCCCATCATCATCCTCTCCGCCACCCTGGAGCGGCACTTCGGCGGCGCAGAAGACATGCACCTGCTCAAGGGATATAGCTCGGTCGACGATCTCCTCTCCGCGCTCAGCTCGCTTAAGGCCAAGCGGCTGGGATCGCCGGTGGTCGTCGATGCGCGGGACTTCTTCTATTCGCGCATCTCGCTTGCGATAGGCTCCGATGTGCTTGTCCAGATCTTCGATGACCATGGCGTCTGGCTCTATTGCAACGATGCCGCGGCTGACTACCTGGGACAAAACCGTGACTGGTTCCCCGGCCGTTGCGTCTTTGACGAGATGCCGACCCTCATGCGCGACTGGCGCGACGTTCTTCGGACCGTCGCCCAGACCCGCGAGACCTACATCGACCGCACACGGCGCGGCCTGCTGGCACTGCCGCGTCATGGTGAGCAGAACGTTACCTGGAGCGTGCTTGCCTTCCCGATCACTCTGCACGACTCCCGCACCGGGGTCGTTCTCACCGCGCGCGTCCTTGAACGCTCCTCTCCGTTCGCTTGA
- a CDS encoding CCA tRNA nucleotidyltransferase translates to MADYIYLLENRLSKAQRDALEKVKEVSRTKGLTLFLVGGAVRDLTSGSPVRDLDVVVQGNALKLKKDIDKSGGKVSGEAEATQSFFVDFPGNVRMEIGSTLTVSYPKPGKPVYKPATILEDLRRRDFTANAMALSLNEGSYGLLMDPLNGVADIENRELRLVNNYGFIEDPVQMIRAVRFMARLGWQMDERTRSRYETGKEEGYIAAMSAWQRGYETEEIFYEEEPLRVLGRLESEGWMKHLNPAVSTSRANANELEKLRDAQLQLQIHGIYAEAAAANFPLLTAKMAPKEVAALKNSFIRKGFVQEIDGLEAAGKAFAAQLSSKEAAKPSQAWKLLHSAAPTAVLWAAHHVKTAAVQNKLKNFYTEWPQARQRIPYVLMQEMRITPDLPGYDDLLEKLFFELMDNHLSTTEEQKAFLEPYSPPAPPPPVNLRRARGARKEPKAGKGRKKAASANEEPEGGAAGIDTPGALEKPDVLAAKPAKPAKPVKAATSKTPDRAAAAKKAPLPPGKTAEKKPAPPAKKAAPAKKSAPPPAKKTPAKAVVKKAAPKKEAKKAPAKKPVAKKAPIAAKKVAPAKKAAAKKLAAKAPAKKAVAKKASAKAKRR, encoded by the coding sequence ATGGCCGATTACATCTATCTCCTGGAGAACCGGCTTTCGAAGGCGCAGAGAGACGCACTCGAAAAAGTAAAGGAAGTTTCTCGTACAAAAGGGCTTACGCTGTTCCTTGTAGGAGGGGCGGTACGGGATCTAACGAGTGGGTCGCCGGTTCGTGACCTTGATGTAGTGGTTCAGGGAAATGCTCTCAAGCTAAAGAAAGATATAGATAAATCTGGAGGAAAAGTCTCGGGAGAGGCAGAGGCGACCCAGTCGTTCTTTGTGGATTTCCCTGGCAATGTCCGGATGGAGATCGGATCGACGCTCACGGTGAGCTATCCGAAGCCCGGGAAGCCGGTCTACAAGCCCGCGACGATCCTCGAGGACCTGCGTCGGCGCGATTTTACGGCGAACGCCATGGCTCTTTCGCTGAATGAAGGCTCTTACGGCCTGCTGATGGATCCACTGAATGGAGTCGCTGACATTGAGAACCGTGAGCTGCGGCTGGTAAACAACTATGGCTTCATCGAGGACCCGGTCCAGATGATCCGTGCTGTACGGTTCATGGCCCGGCTGGGCTGGCAGATGGACGAGCGCACCCGCAGCCGCTATGAGACGGGCAAGGAGGAAGGCTACATCGCAGCGATGTCAGCCTGGCAGCGTGGATACGAGACCGAGGAGATCTTCTACGAAGAGGAGCCGCTGCGGGTGCTGGGGCGTCTGGAGTCCGAGGGTTGGATGAAGCACCTGAACCCGGCGGTTTCGACCTCAAGGGCCAATGCAAACGAACTTGAGAAGCTGAGAGACGCGCAGCTTCAGCTCCAGATTCATGGCATCTATGCGGAGGCCGCTGCGGCCAATTTCCCGCTTCTGACGGCGAAGATGGCGCCGAAGGAGGTTGCGGCCCTCAAAAACAGCTTCATCCGTAAAGGGTTTGTCCAGGAGATTGACGGGCTTGAAGCCGCAGGCAAGGCGTTCGCTGCGCAGCTTTCGAGCAAGGAGGCGGCAAAGCCGTCGCAGGCCTGGAAGCTACTGCACTCGGCTGCGCCGACGGCCGTGCTTTGGGCGGCGCATCATGTTAAGACCGCCGCTGTTCAGAACAAGTTGAAGAATTTCTATACGGAATGGCCGCAGGCGCGACAGCGCATCCCCTATGTGTTGATGCAGGAGATGCGAATTACTCCTGATTTGCCGGGATATGACGATTTGTTGGAAAAGCTGTTCTTCGAGCTGATGGACAATCACCTGTCCACAACGGAGGAACAGAAGGCCTTCCTGGAGCCTTATTCGCCCCCAGCTCCGCCGCCTCCGGTGAATCTGCGCCGTGCGCGCGGTGCGCGTAAGGAGCCAAAGGCAGGCAAGGGAAGAAAGAAGGCTGCCTCGGCAAACGAAGAGCCGGAAGGTGGAGCAGCAGGGATTGACACCCCGGGTGCGCTTGAGAAGCCTGATGTTCTTGCTGCGAAGCCTGCCAAGCCCGCGAAGCCGGTGAAGGCCGCTACGAGTAAGACACCGGATCGGGCAGCTGCGGCGAAGAAGGCTCCTCTTCCGCCCGGAAAGACTGCCGAGAAGAAGCCTGCGCCTCCGGCGAAGAAAGCCGCACCAGCCAAGAAGTCTGCCCCGCCTCCTGCAAAGAAGACGCCTGCCAAAGCTGTCGTGAAAAAGGCCGCACCGAAGAAAGAGGCCAAGAAAGCGCCTGCAAAGAAGCCTGTTGCCAAGAAGGCTCCAATCGCAGCGAAGAAGGTCGCCCCGGCCAAAAAGGCTGCAGCGAAAAAGCTGGCGGCGAAGGCTCCTGCGAAGAAGGCAGTAGCAAAGAAAGCGTCTGCCAAGGCGAAACGGAGATAA
- a CDS encoding cytochrome P450 codes for MTHHKDRRWRLPPGLPYPLHFYALKPWVKFGEPIRLFEYLHRTYGPIAHYRFMGTPIIFLNDPEYIGEVLVTQASSFVKERTVRRMKILLGEGLITSDDPLHIRQRRIVAPAFHRQRIAAYADEIVASSARQAAAWKDGDTLDISAAMMALSLEIVARTLFDTEVTDEIRGINDEVNAIMGIYNFLIAFPRMESVLHLPIPGVMKFRRSRERLDRAVYRLIEGHKRAGVDKGDLLSMLIRSRDEQPDSSGEHTGMSDTQIRDEVLTIFLAGYETTANALAWTWYLLSQNPEAEAKLHAELDTVLGHRLPTLADYPALRYTEQVFAESMRLYPPAWAMGRQSTRPVTLGPYRIPPGAHFFMSQYIVSRTPEFYPDPLRFNPDRFTVEAKAARHRFTYFPFGAGSRQCIGENFAWMEGVLAIATIASRWRMTYLGSTPPVPQAKITLRPRDPLMVGLTARYRS; via the coding sequence ATGACGCATCATAAAGACAGAAGATGGAGACTTCCTCCCGGACTGCCTTATCCGCTTCACTTTTATGCGTTAAAACCGTGGGTTAAGTTCGGTGAGCCCATCCGGCTCTTTGAGTACCTGCACCGCACCTATGGCCCCATCGCACACTACCGCTTCATGGGGACCCCCATCATCTTCCTCAACGATCCGGAGTACATCGGGGAGGTATTGGTTACTCAGGCGTCCTCCTTCGTCAAAGAGCGCACCGTCCGCCGCATGAAGATTCTGCTCGGCGAAGGGCTGATTACCTCCGACGATCCCCTCCACATCCGGCAGCGACGCATCGTCGCTCCCGCCTTTCACCGGCAGCGCATCGCCGCCTATGCCGATGAGATTGTCGCCAGCTCCGCTCGCCAGGCCGCCGCATGGAAAGACGGGGACACCCTCGACATCTCCGCCGCCATGATGGCCCTCTCGCTAGAGATCGTCGCCCGGACGCTCTTCGATACAGAAGTCACCGATGAGATTCGCGGCATTAACGATGAGGTCAACGCGATCATGGGCATCTATAACTTCCTCATCGCCTTCCCGCGCATGGAGAGTGTGCTGCACCTACCGATCCCCGGGGTCATGAAATTCCGACGCTCCAGGGAGCGGTTGGATCGCGCGGTCTACCGCCTGATCGAGGGACACAAGCGCGCAGGCGTCGATAAAGGAGATCTGCTCTCGATGCTGATCCGCAGCCGCGATGAGCAACCCGACTCCTCGGGCGAGCACACCGGCATGTCCGATACCCAGATTCGCGACGAGGTTCTCACCATCTTTCTCGCCGGGTACGAGACGACCGCGAATGCGCTCGCCTGGACCTGGTACCTGCTCTCGCAGAATCCCGAGGCAGAGGCAAAGCTGCACGCCGAACTCGACACTGTACTTGGGCACCGCCTGCCAACGCTCGCCGATTACCCCGCGCTTCGTTACACCGAGCAGGTCTTCGCGGAATCCATGCGCCTCTATCCACCCGCCTGGGCCATGGGCCGGCAATCGACCCGACCCGTCACACTAGGGCCTTACCGCATCCCACCGGGCGCTCATTTCTTCATGAGCCAGTACATCGTCAGCCGTACCCCTGAGTTCTATCCAGACCCGCTCCGCTTCAATCCGGATCGCTTTACCGTCGAAGCCAAAGCGGCGCGGCATCGTTTCACCTACTTCCCCTTCGGAGCAGGCTCACGACAATGCATCGGAGAAAACTTCGCCTGGATGGAGGGTGTGCTCGCCATCGCGACCATCGCCTCACGCTGGCGAATGACGTATCTGGGCTCGACTCCGCCTGTTCCGCAGGCAAAGATCACCCTGCGACCGCGCGATCCCCTGATGGTAGGTCTGACAGCGCGCTACCGATCCTAG
- a CDS encoding aldo/keto reductase, with protein sequence MEQVKLGSQGAVVSRMGLGCMGMSEFYGPRNDEESAATLLRALDMGINFLDTADTYGIGDNEELVGRTIRPRRDDVFLATKFANIRKKDDPTYWEISGKPEYVKSACDASLKRLGIDHIDLYYQHRVDPEVPIEDTVGAMSELVKAGKVKYLGLSEASAATIRRAHQVHPITALQTEYSLWERHVEDEILPAIRELGIGFVPYSPLGRGFLTGTIHKPSDLAPGDARAERYPRFTGENFDKNQALVERVRAFAERRGITPGQLALAWVLSKGKDVVPIPGTKRRKYLEENAAAVEIQLTPSEVKELEAAIPQNQVAGDRYAALNMQRIDTSR encoded by the coding sequence ATGGAACAGGTGAAACTAGGTTCACAGGGTGCAGTCGTCTCCCGCATGGGGCTGGGCTGCATGGGGATGAGTGAGTTTTATGGCCCGCGTAACGACGAGGAATCTGCCGCGACCCTTCTTCGGGCGCTCGATATGGGTATCAACTTCCTCGATACCGCGGATACCTACGGGATTGGAGACAACGAGGAGTTGGTTGGACGAACCATCCGCCCGCGTCGCGACGATGTCTTTCTGGCGACCAAGTTCGCCAATATTCGCAAAAAGGATGATCCCACCTACTGGGAGATCAGCGGAAAGCCGGAGTACGTCAAGTCCGCCTGCGATGCCTCGCTGAAGCGTCTGGGGATCGACCACATCGATCTTTATTACCAGCACCGCGTGGACCCAGAAGTCCCCATCGAGGATACCGTCGGAGCGATGTCCGAGCTTGTGAAAGCTGGCAAGGTAAAGTACCTGGGCCTGTCGGAGGCCTCCGCCGCTACTATCCGGCGCGCTCACCAGGTGCATCCCATTACAGCGCTTCAGACGGAGTACTCGCTGTGGGAGCGGCATGTGGAAGACGAAATCCTTCCTGCCATTCGAGAGCTTGGCATCGGATTCGTGCCGTATTCTCCGCTCGGTCGGGGATTTCTGACCGGAACCATCCATAAGCCCTCTGACCTTGCTCCCGGGGATGCACGTGCCGAGCGCTATCCCCGATTCACCGGCGAGAACTTCGATAAAAATCAGGCTCTGGTCGAACGCGTCCGCGCATTTGCAGAGCGCCGCGGCATCACGCCCGGACAGCTTGCGCTTGCATGGGTTCTCTCCAAAGGGAAAGACGTCGTTCCGATTCCGGGAACAAAACGGAGAAAATATCTCGAGGAGAACGCTGCTGCCGTCGAGATCCAGTTGACCCCAAGTGAGGTCAAAGAACTGGAAGCGGCGATTCCCCAGAACCAGGTAGCGGGCGACCGCTACGCCGCGCTCAACATGCAGAGAATCGACACTTCACGCTGA
- a CDS encoding catalase family peroxidase, with the protein MPLPNDEKLIALSEEILSAFEKVFGPHPGFRPVHAKGMMLTGTFTPSAEAVSLTRAQHAVQTSTPVTVRFSDSTGLPLVPDTDMGADPRGFAIRFNLAEHVHTDIVAHSANAFPATDGREFLEFLRAVTQEDKAKVQEFVGSHPKALAFVQAITPLPVSFAQEKYFGLTAMKFTNKDGVSRFGRYTIAPEDEVAHLSAEDAAAKSPNYLFDELTERLGKGPIRFRITVQVAEDGDVVNDVTVHWPQNRKVVEFGTLELKDPVADNAHEQKQIIFDPIPRLDGIEPSDDPLLELRAAVYLISGRRRRAAPEQ; encoded by the coding sequence ATGCCACTTCCGAACGATGAGAAGCTGATTGCGCTGAGCGAAGAGATCCTGAGTGCATTCGAGAAGGTTTTTGGACCCCATCCCGGATTCAGACCGGTCCATGCCAAGGGCATGATGCTGACGGGCACATTTACGCCATCGGCAGAGGCGGTCTCGCTGACGCGGGCTCAGCATGCCGTGCAGACTTCAACGCCGGTGACAGTGAGATTCTCGGACTCGACGGGACTGCCGCTGGTACCGGACACGGATATGGGAGCCGATCCAAGGGGATTTGCGATCCGGTTCAACCTGGCCGAGCATGTCCATACCGATATCGTGGCACACTCTGCGAATGCATTTCCAGCCACGGACGGCAGGGAGTTTCTGGAATTTCTGCGAGCGGTGACGCAGGAGGACAAGGCAAAGGTGCAGGAGTTTGTCGGGAGTCATCCCAAGGCTCTGGCATTTGTGCAGGCGATTACTCCGCTGCCGGTGAGCTTTGCTCAGGAAAAGTACTTCGGGCTTACGGCGATGAAGTTTACCAATAAGGACGGCGTAAGCCGGTTTGGACGCTACACGATCGCTCCGGAGGACGAGGTGGCGCACTTGAGCGCGGAGGACGCAGCCGCGAAGAGCCCGAACTATCTCTTCGACGAACTGACGGAGCGCCTTGGAAAGGGCCCGATCCGATTCAGGATTACGGTTCAGGTCGCAGAGGATGGCGATGTGGTGAACGACGTCACGGTCCACTGGCCGCAGAATCGCAAGGTGGTTGAGTTCGGCACCCTGGAGCTGAAAGATCCGGTGGCCGATAATGCGCACGAGCAGAAGCAGATTATCTTCGATCCGATTCCGCGCCTGGATGGGATTGAGCCTTCCGATGATCCACTGCTGGAGCTGCGGGCGGCGGTTTACCTGATCAGTGGGCGCAGGCGGAGAGCGGCCCCGGAGCAATAG
- a CDS encoding cytochrome c oxidase subunit 3 yields MPSTITPINTEWEKKRRLDDHDSGHGRRPPTDKRTGGGGDNDNWNDRPHGRRGPREKLGRARLGLFFALAGDTMFFVAIVSAFFVAQSTSHIDAYNRYINEWLPTAIPPILWLNTAVLLLSSVTMEIARRTMFRENDVMDEWLGLGKPLTRRALPWLTATTVLGLLFLVGQAEAWRQLGIQHVFFASNPSSHFFYLITYTHAFHLFLGIGALGASLIALYVSRQLETRQILVDCTGWYWHTMGIFWVFLFALLAFFQ; encoded by the coding sequence ATGCCATCGACTATCACGCCAATCAATACCGAGTGGGAGAAAAAGCGCCGTCTCGACGATCACGATAGCGGACATGGCCGTCGTCCTCCGACTGATAAACGCACTGGCGGTGGTGGCGACAATGATAACTGGAACGACCGCCCGCACGGTCGGCGTGGCCCAAGGGAAAAGCTCGGTCGCGCCCGGCTGGGTCTCTTCTTCGCTCTTGCCGGCGATACGATGTTCTTTGTGGCGATTGTCAGCGCCTTCTTCGTTGCCCAAAGCACCAGCCACATCGACGCTTATAACCGCTACATCAACGAGTGGCTTCCGACCGCGATTCCGCCCATTCTCTGGCTCAATACCGCTGTACTCCTGTTAAGTTCTGTCACCATGGAGATCGCCCGGCGCACCATGTTTCGCGAAAATGACGTCATGGACGAGTGGCTTGGCCTGGGAAAGCCCCTGACCCGCCGGGCGCTTCCCTGGCTGACAGCGACCACGGTTCTCGGCCTCCTCTTCCTTGTCGGACAGGCTGAGGCGTGGAGACAACTTGGAATCCAGCACGTCTTCTTTGCTTCAAATCCGAGCAGCCACTTCTTTTACCTGATCACCTACACCCACGCCTTCCACCTCTTCCTCGGCATCGGAGCCCTCGGCGCCTCCCTCATCGCACTCTATGTCTCGCGCCAGCTTGAGACACGCCAGATCCTGGTGGACTGCACTGGCTGGTATTGGCACACGATGGGGATCTTCTGGGTCTTCCTGTTCGCACTTTTGGCGTTCTTCCAATAA
- a CDS encoding outer membrane beta-barrel protein, producing MKLWFAVVLSALFLIPVSSQAQVGLYVNPIAVRVSNSQPDSGPFAFLGDGTTSRTFWGASIGGYYDHFHGKNVDVGFDLRDVYVGANNARLNDFLIGVRVVAKNLSPSWRPYVQLSGGAGTTRAPHTSVRVSRGTYAVYAGADYKLGSHVDLRAIEVGYGSLATMSTAAIGNVTASYPSSNLLQVSAGLVFRIR from the coding sequence ATGAAATTGTGGTTTGCGGTTGTGCTCTCGGCATTGTTTCTGATTCCTGTCTCTTCTCAAGCGCAGGTTGGCCTTTATGTGAACCCGATCGCTGTTCGAGTGAGCAACTCGCAGCCGGATTCCGGGCCGTTCGCGTTCCTGGGAGACGGCACGACCTCGCGAACCTTCTGGGGGGCCAGCATCGGAGGGTACTACGACCACTTCCACGGCAAGAACGTCGACGTGGGTTTCGATCTGCGCGACGTCTATGTCGGAGCAAACAACGCGCGGCTGAACGACTTTCTGATCGGCGTGCGGGTAGTAGCGAAGAACCTTTCGCCATCGTGGCGACCATACGTCCAGCTCTCCGGCGGTGCAGGCACCACCCGGGCACCGCATACGTCCGTGCGCGTGAGCAGGGGAACATATGCGGTCTACGCCGGCGCAGACTACAAGCTGGGGAGTCATGTTGACCTGAGAGCGATTGAGGTCGGTTATGGCTCGCTGGCAACGATGAGCACTGCTGCGATTGGGAACGTCACTGCCAGCTATCCCTCTTCGAACCTGTTGCAGGTGAGCGCGGGCCTTGTTTTCCGGATTCGCTAG
- a CDS encoding YbhB/YbcL family Raf kinase inhibitor-like protein — MNLTSSSFKNGAPIPGEFAFAVPDTKNHAALSKNRNPQLAWSDVPEGTESFALIVHDPDVPSRGDDVNKEGRDVPADLPRVNFYHWILLDLPRGAREIAAGSQSDGITAHGKRGPAAPGGLRHGINSYTGWFASDPAMEGDYYGYDGPCPPWNDSIVHHYVFTLYALDVERIEVDGHLTGDSVEKALEGHILARATLTGTYTLNPRLVEKSA, encoded by the coding sequence ATGAACCTGACGAGCAGCAGCTTCAAGAATGGAGCGCCGATTCCCGGAGAGTTCGCCTTTGCGGTGCCGGATACAAAGAATCACGCAGCATTGAGCAAAAACCGGAACCCGCAGCTTGCGTGGAGCGATGTTCCAGAGGGGACGGAGTCGTTTGCGCTGATCGTCCATGACCCGGACGTTCCCAGCAGAGGCGACGATGTGAACAAAGAGGGCAGGGACGTTCCTGCCGATCTGCCGCGCGTGAACTTCTACCACTGGATTCTGCTGGATCTTCCTCGGGGTGCGCGGGAGATTGCGGCGGGCAGCCAGAGCGATGGCATTACGGCACATGGCAAGCGAGGGCCGGCGGCTCCCGGGGGCCTGCGGCATGGTATCAACAGTTACACGGGGTGGTTCGCGAGCGATCCGGCGATGGAAGGGGATTATTACGGTTATGACGGGCCGTGCCCTCCGTGGAACGACTCCATTGTCCATCACTATGTCTTTACGCTGTACGCCCTGGACGTGGAGAGGATTGAGGTCGATGGCCACCTGACGGGCGACAGTGTCGAGAAGGCGCTGGAGGGGCATATTCTTGCCAGGGCGACCCTGACCGGGACTTATACGCTGAATCCCAGGCTGGTGGAGAAGTCTGCTTAG